In Candidatus Bathyarchaeota archaeon, a single genomic region encodes these proteins:
- the uppS gene encoding polyprenyl diphosphate synthase, with translation MLKTLLSILGVYRLYERWLWHQIKDAQMPEHIAIILDGNRRWAVNHSLNPSIGHHYGADKTEDLLRWCLELGVKTVTLYAFSTENFSRPKDEVEELMRIFKERLEQTLRNEDIHRHRVKVKAIGRLNMLPPQIQELVRKVEEMTKDYNEHFLNIAMAYGGRAEIVDAAKKIAMEAKENRLTVDEINENLFEKYLYTAHLPKQDPDLIIRTSGEERLSGFLLYQSAYSELCFLDVYWPEFRKIDLLRAIRTFQKRKRRFGK, from the coding sequence ATGCTTAAGACCCTCCTCTCAATCCTTGGCGTCTACCGCCTATATGAGCGGTGGCTCTGGCATCAGATAAAGGATGCGCAGATGCCTGAGCACATAGCCATAATCCTCGATGGAAACAGGAGATGGGCTGTAAACCATTCCCTAAACCCTAGCATAGGCCACCATTACGGAGCGGACAAGACGGAAGATCTACTGAGGTGGTGCTTAGAGCTAGGCGTTAAGACCGTCACCCTTTACGCCTTCTCCACCGAAAACTTCAGTCGACCTAAGGATGAGGTTGAAGAGCTAATGAGGATCTTTAAGGAGAGGCTTGAGCAGACATTAAGGAATGAGGACATACATAGGCACAGGGTAAAGGTCAAAGCTATAGGAAGACTGAATATGCTTCCCCCGCAGATTCAGGAGCTAGTCAGAAAGGTTGAAGAGATGACTAAGGACTATAACGAACACTTCTTGAACATTGCAATGGCCTACGGCGGCAGGGCGGAAATCGTCGACGCCGCAAAGAAGATCGCGATGGAAGCGAAGGAGAATAGGCTTACAGTAGATGAAATAAACGAAAACCTCTTCGAGAAATACCTTTACACAGCGCATCTTCCAAAACAGGATCCAGACCTAATAATCAGAACATCAGGCGAAGAAAGATTGAGCGGCTTCCTGCTCTACCAGTCCGCATACAGCGAGCTATGCTTCCTAGACGTATACTGGCCTGAGTTCAGAAAGATAGATCTTCTAAGAGCGATAAGAACATTTCAGAAGCGCAAGAGAAGGTTTGGAAAATAG
- the mtnP gene encoding S-methyl-5'-thioadenosine phosphorylase — protein sequence MSPSEKGGIRVAIIGGTGLESLLKTPHTIRVGTPYGLPPPISVGETQGRSVIFLPRHGHEHSAPPHRVNYRANIYALHTLGVKRIIATNAVGAINLDLKPTDLVIPHDLIDFTRQRPSTFFDDSAVHIDFSEPFCPYLRGILAEEAKKTGSRVWDMAVYACTEGPRFETPAEIRMLRILGCDVVGMTVAPEAALARELGICYASLCFVSNMAAGISERLTSNEVLEASKSVMPQIRKVIEGAISRISDVRNCLCSEALSGSKVG from the coding sequence ATGTCCCCCAGTGAGAAAGGAGGGATTAGGGTCGCCATAATCGGTGGAACTGGGCTAGAATCTCTACTGAAAACCCCCCACACAATACGTGTAGGAACACCATATGGGCTTCCGCCTCCAATATCGGTAGGGGAGACCCAAGGCAGAAGCGTCATTTTTCTTCCACGCCACGGCCATGAACATTCAGCCCCTCCGCATCGGGTGAATTACCGAGCCAACATCTACGCGCTCCATACGCTCGGCGTAAAGAGGATAATAGCAACAAATGCTGTCGGCGCAATCAACTTAGACCTTAAACCTACAGACCTAGTGATACCTCACGACCTAATCGACTTCACAAGGCAAAGACCATCAACGTTCTTCGATGATTCAGCTGTGCACATAGATTTTTCAGAGCCTTTCTGCCCCTATCTACGCGGAATCCTAGCGGAAGAGGCGAAGAAAACTGGCTCCAGAGTCTGGGACATGGCTGTCTATGCCTGCACTGAGGGCCCACGCTTCGAGACCCCGGCCGAGATACGGATGCTCCGGATCCTAGGCTGCGATGTGGTTGGCATGACCGTGGCGCCCGAGGCGGCTCTCGCCCGTGAACTCGGGATATGTTACGCATCATTATGTTTCGTTTCAAATATGGCTGCGGGGATATCTGAGAGGCTTACTTCGAATGAAGTTTTAGAGGCTTCAAAATCTGTGATGCCTCAGATCAGAAAGGTTATAGAAGGCGCTATATCTCGAATCTCAGATGTTAGGAACTGTCTCTGCTCAGAGGCTTTAAGTGGATCCAAGGTAGGTTAA
- a CDS encoding DUF373 family protein, whose product MAEKQEKSLEHLLVLCVDRDNDVGRKTGIRTPVIGRDNVLDSALKLVLADPEEADANAMFEAIRIYDSLRTDKNTSGLYEVAVIAGSELGGLAADRKLVSELSSVLEKFRTDGLILVTDGFSDKEIMPLIQSRVPVTSLRRVIVKHSESVEETAAVFSKYLRMLVEDPRYSRIALGLPGLLLLSLGVLTLLGIFLQFDIYLWTWIVLLLILGSSLLGKGYGLDKKIVAFFSRIYHYSISGLVSGFSLITGILLIVTGIYQAGSYINANFDLRFQFPIEVGKLLEILPQLIGWFINKSIDMAIVGVCIILIGRSVGYLLERDSRFWRTSALVAIFAWSWTILHQVSLIIINPVLPAEGLIMSVIIGIIVIVASGLISHFLGRIYKDIFRERSEKTEEKQYNVPQ is encoded by the coding sequence ATGGCGGAGAAGCAAGAAAAAAGCTTGGAACATCTTCTAGTTTTATGCGTTGATAGGGATAATGATGTTGGAAGAAAGACAGGCATAAGGACACCTGTTATCGGAAGAGACAACGTCTTGGATTCAGCACTGAAACTGGTCCTTGCAGATCCAGAGGAAGCTGACGCGAACGCTATGTTCGAAGCCATCAGAATCTATGACTCCCTAAGGACTGACAAGAATACGTCCGGCCTATACGAGGTTGCTGTTATAGCGGGCTCCGAGTTAGGCGGGTTAGCCGCCGACCGTAAGCTCGTCTCCGAATTATCAAGCGTACTAGAGAAGTTCAGGACGGATGGACTTATACTCGTCACAGACGGATTCTCAGATAAGGAGATCATGCCCCTAATACAGTCAAGGGTTCCAGTAACATCTTTACGCAGAGTAATCGTTAAACACAGCGAATCCGTTGAGGAGACGGCCGCAGTCTTCTCCAAATATTTGAGAATGCTTGTAGAGGACCCGCGCTACTCTAGGATCGCTCTTGGGCTGCCTGGCCTGCTTCTACTCTCGCTGGGGGTTTTGACCCTCCTCGGCATATTCCTACAGTTTGATATTTACCTGTGGACGTGGATCGTCCTCCTCCTGATCCTTGGAAGCTCCCTCCTAGGAAAAGGCTATGGCCTAGACAAGAAGATCGTTGCCTTCTTCTCAAGGATCTATCACTACTCGATATCAGGTCTCGTCTCAGGGTTCTCGCTTATCACGGGCATCCTCCTGATCGTCACAGGTATATATCAGGCAGGATCGTACATAAACGCCAATTTTGATCTTAGATTCCAGTTTCCAATTGAGGTTGGAAAACTCCTTGAGATCTTACCTCAGCTCATCGGATGGTTCATTAACAAGTCGATTGATATGGCGATAGTCGGCGTATGCATTATACTCATAGGCCGATCGGTCGGATATCTTCTGGAGCGGGACTCAAGGTTCTGGCGGACCTCAGCCTTGGTCGCCATCTTCGCATGGTCATGGACGATACTCCACCAAGTATCCCTGATAATCATTAACCCCGTCCTGCCGGCTGAGGGGCTGATCATGTCAGTGATCATAGGAATAATAGTTATAGTGGCATCAGGGCTCATCTCCCACTTCCTCGGAAGAATTTATAAGGATATATTTAGGGAGAGAAGCGAAAAAACGGAGGAAAAGCAATACAATGTCCCCCAGTGA
- a CDS encoding ECF transporter S component: MVSNKTTKIAFISVLSVLCLSLQLSPRPPNVEFTSLLTFFSGFIFGSLVGGLFGGFVMFINGFLSPWGFAGLNMPFQMVGMGLVGLVGGLYRRFVSNHFSAGFCVEVAVLGALLTLIYDLITNLGYAVYQTLSDIPFNLALMIALAYGTPFSIIHVASNAALFGVALYPLIKVTNTILEVNRSG, encoded by the coding sequence ATGGTGTCTAACAAGACAACAAAAATTGCGTTCATCAGTGTTCTTTCGGTCTTATGTCTGTCTCTTCAATTGTCACCTAGGCCTCCAAATGTGGAGTTCACCTCGCTTCTGACATTTTTCAGTGGTTTCATTTTCGGCTCTCTTGTTGGTGGCTTGTTTGGTGGTTTCGTGATGTTTATTAATGGTTTTCTTTCGCCATGGGGTTTCGCTGGTTTGAATATGCCCTTTCAAATGGTGGGCATGGGTCTTGTAGGTTTAGTCGGCGGACTTTATAGGAGGTTTGTGTCTAACCATTTTTCTGCTGGTTTTTGTGTTGAAGTTGCCGTACTGGGGGCCCTTCTGACCTTGATTTACGATTTGATAACTAATTTAGGGTATGCGGTCTACCAAACTTTAAGTGATATACCCTTCAATTTAGCCTTAATGATTGCTCTGGCTTATGGTACACCATTTTCCATAATTCATGTCGCTTCAAACGCGGCTCTGTTCGGAGTTGCACTTTATCCTTTAATTAAAGTTACCAACACGATATTGGAGGTGAATAGGAGTGGTTGA
- a CDS encoding zinc dependent phospholipase C family protein: MERWESNKAGINSGGFNVLRYRKTILVEAVFCLLALSYVAAPSYAWSNGGYSSNPHSPKYGTHDWIAEHALDWLPDYAKWWITENRNLYLYGTELPDNGQAPDGIGDTLKHHIYYSLNGTLIDDSAARRANETYQQALNHLLLGNFSAAAKYAGAMTHYIADMAVFGHIMGKNTVWGEETHHSDFEDYVNARTGSYDSEFSAALYFDGELKIISAYEAAVKLAYDTTFDRLGRGLTCLWMDRNYNWSNPTFVGRVGELLNQAVNYVADVLYTLYIEVEQRQVFDFTLSVNPSNISVNKGGNGTALISVGKIVDWPRAVTLSVTDLPPGVSISLSVQSNTPPYTSTLLILISRTAPFGLYNLTITGKCGDTIRTVFLSLIIMEQSREWYEEPIGVAALLAAAALSAASMILRRRRR, encoded by the coding sequence TTGGAAAGATGGGAATCAAATAAAGCTGGAATAAATTCAGGCGGATTCAACGTCTTAAGGTACAGAAAAACCATCCTTGTCGAGGCGGTCTTCTGCCTCTTAGCACTCTCCTACGTTGCCGCACCATCTTACGCTTGGAGCAACGGAGGCTACAGCTCAAATCCGCACAGCCCAAAGTATGGGACGCATGATTGGATCGCCGAGCATGCTTTAGATTGGCTTCCAGACTACGCTAAATGGTGGATAACTGAAAACAGGAACCTATATCTCTATGGCACTGAACTCCCGGATAACGGTCAGGCCCCAGATGGGATAGGAGACACCTTAAAACATCACATATACTATAGTCTAAACGGCACCTTAATTGATGATTCTGCAGCCAGAAGGGCGAATGAAACATACCAACAGGCATTAAACCATCTACTCTTAGGAAACTTTTCTGCTGCGGCGAAATACGCAGGTGCCATGACACATTATATTGCCGACATGGCTGTCTTCGGCCATATTATGGGGAAGAATACAGTTTGGGGTGAAGAGACTCATCACAGCGACTTCGAGGATTACGTGAATGCAAGAACAGGAAGCTACGATTCCGAGTTTAGCGCAGCCCTATACTTTGATGGAGAGTTAAAAATTATATCGGCTTATGAGGCGGCCGTTAAACTTGCCTATGACACCACATTTGACCGTCTCGGTAGAGGATTAACATGCCTTTGGATGGACAGGAACTATAACTGGAGCAACCCCACGTTTGTGGGTCGTGTAGGAGAATTGTTGAATCAGGCCGTAAACTATGTAGCGGATGTTTTATACACCCTCTACATCGAAGTTGAGCAGAGGCAGGTTTTCGACTTCACTTTATCCGTTAATCCAAGTAACATAAGCGTCAATAAAGGCGGGAATGGAACAGCCCTTATCAGTGTCGGCAAGATTGTTGACTGGCCTAGAGCGGTCACGCTCTCAGTTACAGACCTTCCTCCAGGGGTTTCCATATCTTTAAGCGTTCAGTCAAATACTCCCCCCTACACATCAACATTACTTATACTGATAAGTCGCACGGCGCCGTTTGGATTATACAATTTGACTATTACGGGCAAATGCGGAGATACAATTAGAACAGTGTTCCTCAGCCTAATAATAATGGAGCAGAGCCGTGAATGGTATGAGGAACCAATAGGCGTCGCAGCATTACTTGCAGCCGCAGCATTGTCCGCCGCGTCCATGATCCTACGTCGCAGGCGTAGATGA
- a CDS encoding L-fucose/L-arabinose isomerase family protein → MSTTFGLIVGHREFFSEELAAQGRERMIKVLAEEGFDVVCPSPDETRLGVVGSWEDAKRCAEIFKKNEERIDGIIVSLPNFGDEKAIVNTIRLSGLRVPILVQAFRDRLTSLDPSSRGDSFCGKISVCNNLVQYKIPFSLTSLHTVDPEEKTFREDLKWFAMVCKVVKGLRNIRLGAIGARPSAFNTMRFSEKILESLGISVETLDLSEIIEGVGKLPSSDTKVKAKAEEIKSYAKLSHCSESKLNTLAKIYLIIEEWIRKNDIRAVAIQCWTSLERNLGVMPCVVMSMLSEKMIPAACEVDITGTLSMLILQLASGTPSAIVDWNNNYEQEEDRCIIFHCGNMPKSVLQIESIGFGEIIGKVVGIENAFGVCIGRVREGPMTFARLTTDDVNGKLKAYIGEGEITSDPAETFGAFGVVKVKNLQALLSYVCRNGFEHHVAINRSHTARAIYEALSNYLGIEVYWHQ, encoded by the coding sequence ATGAGTACAACTTTCGGTTTGATAGTAGGTCATAGAGAATTCTTCTCAGAGGAGTTAGCAGCTCAGGGAAGGGAAAGGATGATAAAGGTTTTAGCAGAGGAGGGTTTTGATGTTGTCTGCCCATCCCCAGATGAGACCAGGCTTGGAGTAGTAGGTTCATGGGAAGATGCAAAGAGATGTGCCGAGATATTTAAGAAGAATGAGGAAAGGATTGATGGCATAATAGTTTCGTTACCAAATTTCGGAGATGAAAAGGCAATAGTTAATACGATAAGGCTTAGTGGGCTAAGAGTCCCGATACTGGTTCAGGCTTTCAGAGACAGATTAACATCGCTTGACCCTTCTTCAAGGGGGGACAGCTTCTGCGGCAAGATCTCAGTTTGCAATAACCTAGTCCAGTACAAGATTCCGTTCTCTCTGACATCTCTGCATACAGTAGATCCCGAGGAAAAGACTTTCAGAGAGGATCTAAAATGGTTCGCCATGGTATGTAAGGTAGTTAAGGGATTGCGAAATATTAGATTAGGAGCGATAGGGGCGAGGCCCTCTGCCTTCAACACTATGAGATTCTCAGAAAAAATTCTTGAGTCCTTAGGAATTTCTGTAGAAACATTGGATTTATCAGAGATTATAGAAGGAGTAGGCAAATTGCCCTCATCCGACACTAAAGTCAAGGCAAAAGCTGAGGAGATTAAGTCTTATGCAAAGTTAAGTCATTGCTCTGAATCTAAGCTGAATACACTTGCAAAGATCTACTTGATCATCGAGGAATGGATAAGAAAGAACGATATTAGAGCAGTAGCCATTCAATGCTGGACATCTCTGGAGCGTAACCTAGGGGTTATGCCATGTGTAGTGATGAGCATGCTGAGTGAAAAGATGATCCCAGCAGCATGTGAAGTTGATATCACGGGGACATTATCAATGCTTATTCTACAGCTGGCATCGGGTACACCCTCCGCAATCGTAGACTGGAATAACAATTATGAGCAAGAAGAAGACAGATGCATTATTTTCCACTGCGGCAACATGCCGAAATCCGTGCTACAAATAGAAAGTATAGGCTTTGGAGAAATAATTGGAAAAGTTGTAGGCATAGAAAACGCTTTTGGGGTGTGTATAGGAAGGGTTCGGGAAGGCCCGATGACATTTGCGAGACTAACAACCGATGATGTAAACGGGAAGTTAAAGGCCTACATCGGCGAGGGCGAGATAACCTCGGATCCAGCAGAAACATTCGGCGCATTCGGGGTGGTTAAGGTTAAAAATTTACAAGCCCTATTAAGTTATGTCTGCAGAAATGGCTTTGAACATCATGTCGCCATAAACAGGTCACACACGGCAAGAGCTATTTATGAAGCCCTTTCTAATTATTTGGGCATAGAGGTCTACTGGCACCAATAA
- the glpK gene encoding glycerol kinase GlpK produces the protein MGYVVSIDQSTSATKGILFNLKGEKISEVSYPHAQYYPKPGWVEHDPEEIYMNVLRVISSLLKTCHLEEQDVLGICITNQRETIVVWDKRSGKPVYNAIVWQCLRGAELCEEYRKLGYEGIVRERTGLLLDPYFSASKLKWIMENVKPPEGKTLAGTMDSWLIWKLTRGAAHATDPSNASRTMLLNIKTLSWDDELLRVFGIPASMMPNVMPCNGIFGYTDCDGLLKREVPISGVMGDSQAALFGEGCFEKGMTKVTYGTGSSIAMNIGGEYLPPPNGIVTSVGWAVNNEVSYIYEGNVHATGATLKWLLENLEILETTDEIEKMCLALNNNEGVYFVPALSGLGAPYWKADARGMIYGLTFKTRKEHIVRAAVEAIAYQIRDVLEVLMKHAGVKIGEMRADGGATRNSFLMQFQADILGIPVLRARIEEISALGSFLMGGLGFGIWKNLEEVRSIIKEKEPDVFMPKMRLEEREKLYKEWKEIVQRILI, from the coding sequence ATGGGGTACGTCGTATCAATTGATCAGAGCACATCTGCAACCAAAGGTATATTATTCAACTTGAAAGGCGAGAAGATTTCTGAAGTCTCATACCCTCATGCACAGTATTACCCTAAACCTGGATGGGTGGAGCATGATCCTGAGGAAATCTACATGAATGTCTTAAGGGTCATATCTTCCCTCCTTAAGACCTGCCATCTAGAAGAACAGGACGTCCTTGGAATCTGCATAACAAACCAGAGAGAGACGATAGTTGTCTGGGATAAGAGGTCTGGTAAGCCCGTGTATAACGCTATTGTGTGGCAGTGCCTTAGAGGGGCTGAACTCTGCGAAGAGTATAGGAAATTAGGATATGAGGGCATAGTGCGTGAGAGAACGGGACTATTACTGGATCCCTACTTCTCAGCAAGCAAATTGAAATGGATTATGGAAAACGTGAAGCCGCCTGAAGGAAAAACTTTAGCCGGTACGATGGACAGCTGGCTCATTTGGAAACTCACTCGAGGAGCGGCCCACGCAACAGATCCTTCTAATGCTTCGAGGACAATGCTTCTTAACATAAAAACCCTATCATGGGATGATGAATTGCTCAGAGTCTTCGGCATCCCTGCTTCAATGATGCCCAACGTTATGCCATGCAACGGCATATTTGGATATACAGATTGCGACGGACTATTAAAGAGGGAAGTACCGATAAGCGGGGTTATGGGAGACTCCCAAGCCGCGCTCTTCGGCGAAGGATGCTTTGAGAAGGGAATGACGAAGGTAACATATGGAACCGGATCATCCATCGCCATGAATATAGGCGGGGAATATCTCCCGCCTCCAAACGGCATTGTTACATCGGTAGGATGGGCAGTAAATAATGAAGTCTCATATATTTATGAGGGAAATGTACACGCGACCGGTGCGACGTTAAAGTGGCTTCTTGAGAATTTAGAGATCTTGGAAACGACCGACGAAATTGAGAAGATGTGCCTTGCATTAAACAACAATGAGGGCGTATACTTTGTTCCTGCGCTTAGCGGGCTAGGTGCACCATACTGGAAGGCCGACGCCAGAGGCATGATATATGGTCTAACATTTAAGACCCGAAAAGAGCATATTGTCAGAGCTGCGGTGGAGGCGATAGCCTACCAGATTAGAGACGTCTTAGAAGTGCTTATGAAGCATGCAGGGGTAAAGATTGGAGAGATGAGAGCTGACGGTGGAGCTACCAGAAACAGTTTCCTCATGCAGTTCCAGGCCGACATACTAGGCATACCAGTTCTACGTGCCCGTATAGAAGAGATCTCTGCTTTAGGATCATTCTTAATGGGTGGACTTGGATTTGGAATCTGGAAAAATCTTGAAGAAGTGAGATCCATAATCAAGGAGAAAGAACCGGATGTATTCATGCCCAAAATGCGCTTAGAGGAGAGGGAGAAACTCTATAAAGAATGGAAGGAAATAGTCCAAAGGATACTAATATAA
- a CDS encoding transketolase family protein, with protein sequence MNDLPCRKTFSDTLFVKAKTDPSIIVLTTDARFSAAVDNFAEKLPQQFIDVGIAEQNAIGIAAGLSKAGKKPFVFMPACFLTARCVDQIKVDVVYSKANVKLIGVSGGVSYGPLGYTHHAVNDIAIMRTFPGMTVILPADPSQTKAIAEKMVEYEGPAYIRMGRNPVPIVYEGEANFEVGKANILMDGSDVTIIGTGETTYHCLEAGKKLKKHGISAEVIDMSTIKPLDEKTLLKTSKKNGRVIVVEEHTIHGGLGSAIAEFLIQNNPVPVKFISLPDEFPISGSQPQIFEYYGLTCEKIVQKTLDFLERFRN encoded by the coding sequence ATGAACGATTTGCCATGCAGAAAAACTTTTTCCGATACTTTATTCGTAAAGGCGAAAACGGATCCATCAATAATAGTTCTGACGACTGATGCCAGGTTCTCAGCTGCCGTGGATAATTTTGCGGAAAAATTACCACAACAGTTTATTGATGTGGGTATAGCTGAACAGAACGCTATTGGAATAGCTGCTGGACTATCTAAGGCTGGAAAAAAGCCCTTCGTCTTTATGCCAGCCTGCTTTCTAACCGCTAGATGCGTCGACCAGATAAAGGTTGACGTAGTCTACTCGAAGGCCAACGTTAAGTTGATAGGTGTAAGCGGAGGCGTTAGCTACGGCCCATTAGGCTATACACACCATGCAGTAAACGATATTGCGATAATGAGAACATTTCCAGGTATGACAGTAATTCTGCCAGCGGATCCAAGCCAGACAAAAGCGATAGCGGAAAAGATGGTTGAATATGAGGGACCCGCATACATTAGGATGGGAAGAAACCCGGTGCCAATAGTATATGAGGGTGAAGCCAATTTTGAAGTTGGAAAAGCGAACATACTGATGGATGGCAGCGACGTCACTATTATAGGCACGGGTGAAACAACATACCATTGTCTTGAAGCAGGAAAAAAATTGAAAAAGCACGGTATAAGCGCAGAGGTTATCGATATGTCAACCATTAAACCACTGGATGAGAAGACTCTTCTGAAAACATCGAAGAAGAATGGCAGAGTAATCGTTGTAGAGGAACATACGATTCACGGTGGACTAGGAAGCGCAATAGCCGAGTTTCTAATACAGAATAATCCGGTTCCAGTGAAATTCATCTCGCTTCCAGACGAGTTCCCAATCTCTGGGAGCCAGCCCCAAATATTCGAATATTATGGCCTCACATGTGAAAAGATAGTTCAAAAAACCCTTGACTTTTTAGAAAGATTCAGAAATTAG
- a CDS encoding transketolase, which translates to MDIRYLTRKSREIRRQVIEMIYRAKTGHIGGSLSETDILVAIFYAIMKKGDKFILSKGHSTETYYSILADLGFFPKERLRDYCQFGSELIGHPSIDVPGIEVATGSLGHGLSIACGLAWAFKADGKTNRVYVLMGDGELQEGSVWEAAMFAATHSLDNLVAIVDRNMLQIGGCTEAIVKLEPLDERWRSFGWEVKETDGHNIEQLIETIGSLSFNMKPHLVIAKTVKGKGVSFIENNFRWHHGRLSDEEYQKAVEELSREPVEEE; encoded by the coding sequence TTGGACATACGATATTTAACAAGAAAAAGTAGGGAGATAAGAAGACAAGTAATCGAGATGATCTACCGGGCTAAGACTGGGCATATAGGAGGCTCTCTGTCAGAAACGGATATCCTCGTGGCAATATTCTACGCTATTATGAAAAAGGGGGACAAATTCATCCTTAGCAAGGGGCATAGCACTGAGACTTATTACTCTATATTAGCGGATCTCGGATTTTTCCCAAAAGAGAGATTGAGAGATTACTGTCAATTCGGATCGGAACTAATCGGGCATCCTTCCATCGACGTGCCAGGCATTGAGGTTGCCACAGGCTCCCTTGGACATGGCTTATCCATCGCCTGCGGGTTGGCGTGGGCTTTCAAAGCAGATGGGAAGACTAATAGGGTTTATGTTCTAATGGGCGATGGAGAGTTGCAGGAAGGATCAGTCTGGGAAGCCGCGATGTTCGCCGCTACCCATAGCCTTGACAATTTAGTCGCGATTGTAGATCGAAATATGCTTCAAATCGGAGGATGCACAGAAGCAATTGTGAAACTTGAGCCTCTGGATGAGAGGTGGAGATCTTTCGGATGGGAGGTGAAGGAAACAGACGGTCATAACATCGAGCAGCTAATAGAGACCATCGGCTCGCTTTCATTCAATATGAAGCCTCATCTTGTCATAGCGAAGACCGTCAAAGGGAAGGGGGTCAGCTTCATCGAGAACAACTTTAGGTGGCATCATGGCAGATTAAGCGACGAAGAATACCAAAAGGCAGTTGAAGAACTTAGCCGTGAACCAGTGGAGGAGGAATAG
- a CDS encoding sulfite exporter TauE/SafE family protein has product MSITEILTLFSLGFFAAVPSSMAGLGGGFLIVPILILVHQLSSQKAVAISVAAMLGTTLSATIAYAKQRRIDYKLGLLYDVLDLPGVTIGAYLTTLLPSNLLRTIVGLFIMSISILLIVRKESNSTPRVCGTQNGRGWKRSKIDFSGKTFEYVIRRPELALLSSLASGLVTGLAGLGGGITDTTTMILLGVPPHIAVASSAFAMALTNGVGVLMHVMLSNIMVEYALPITIGTILGAQVGSSLARRLKGKTLKMIICSAAFLMGIRLILPF; this is encoded by the coding sequence ATGAGTATAACTGAAATCTTGACGCTCTTCTCATTAGGCTTCTTTGCAGCCGTACCCTCATCAATGGCTGGACTTGGAGGGGGATTCCTAATAGTTCCAATCCTCATTCTCGTCCACCAGCTGTCATCCCAAAAAGCCGTCGCAATCAGCGTCGCGGCAATGTTAGGCACAACACTCTCAGCCACAATTGCCTATGCTAAACAGAGAAGAATTGACTATAAGCTTGGCCTACTCTACGATGTACTCGACCTGCCAGGAGTTACCATCGGCGCCTACCTAACCACGCTTCTGCCCTCCAATCTGCTGAGGACAATCGTAGGCTTATTCATCATGTCAATATCCATCCTACTCATAGTCCGCAAAGAATCCAATTCGACCCCAAGAGTTTGTGGCACGCAAAATGGTAGAGGATGGAAAAGGAGTAAGATTGACTTCTCAGGAAAGACCTTCGAATATGTCATTAGAAGACCCGAGCTGGCGCTATTAAGTAGCCTCGCAAGCGGATTAGTGACTGGACTGGCTGGTCTAGGAGGCGGAATAACCGACACGACGACAATGATCCTGCTAGGGGTACCACCACACATCGCGGTTGCATCTTCAGCATTTGCGATGGCTCTTACCAACGGTGTTGGGGTACTCATGCATGTCATGTTAAGCAACATTATGGTTGAGTACGCCCTCCCCATAACCATCGGGACCATCCTAGGCGCCCAGGTAGGTTCAAGCCTCGCCAGACGCCTAAAAGGAAAAACTCTTAAAATGATAATTTGCTCAGCCGCTTTCCTCATGGGGATAAGATTGATCCTACCCTTCTAA